The genome window AGCTCGGCGGCCGGCGCGCCCGGGCGGAACTCCCCGCTCGCCCGGCCCTCCTCGATCAGCCCGGCCAGCCGCGCGACCAGCCAGTCGAAGGTCTCCTCGACCGGGGCCCGCAGCTCGGGCTCGGCCACCACCTCGGGATCCTGCGCCATCCGCCCGATCCGGCAGCCTCGCAGCACCTCGCGCTCGCGGCCGAGGCAGGCCGCGATCCGCTCGTAGACGCTGCCGGGCCCGCCGAGCGTGCGCTCGTTCAGCGCCCGCATCTCCTCGGCGCTGCGGCGCAGCGCGGCGGCGGCCAGGTCGGGCTTGCCCTGGAAGTGGTGGTACATGCTGCCCTGGCCGACTCCGGCCCGCTGCTGGATCGCCTTGGGGCTGGTGCCGACGTAGCCGCGTTCCCAGAGGAGTTCCTGGGTGCTCTCGATGAGCCGGTCACTGGCGTTCATGCGAGCACTGTACATACCGGTAGGTACAGCGGTCCAGTCGGCGGGCCACGGAGCGGATCGAGGAGCGGATCACGGAGCGGATCACGGAGCGGATCTGCGGATTGCCAGCGGTAGCCATGTGCATGTCGGGGACGGTTCATGAGGATCACGGCCAGCCTCTGGACAGAACGGGCATGGGGCGCAATAGTGACCACGGAATAGTTGAATCTTCACGAGTTGTTGTCCGGGGCGGCACATCAGTACCACCGAAGGGAGTCCGTCACCGTGACCACCCGCACCCCGGCCGACCGGTACGACCAGGCCGCGGAGTACGCCCGGGCCCAGCTGCACTTCGACAGCAAGGCCTACGCGGACGCCGCCCGGATCCTCCAGCCGCTGGTCGCCGCCGAGCCCGGACAACTCGCCGCCCGCCTCCTGCTGGCCCGCAGCTACTACCACTCGGCCCAGCTGGAGCGCGCCGCCGCGGAGCTGCGCCAGGTCCTCGACCAGGACCCGGCGGAGAGCTACGCGCACCTGATGCTCGGCCGCACCCTGGAACGCCAGGGCCGCGCCGACGAGGCCCGCCCGCACCTGCGGCTGGCCGCGGCGATGAACGACGCGTTCGCCTGAGCGCGGACGCGCCCTCACGGACCGCCACCCGCCCGCACCCCCACGCGGGCGGGCGGCACCGATTTCCTGAGCAAGTGTCAAATCCCGGTCGAGCGTCAAATCCCGGTCAAGGTGCGCAGCGCGAGGAACCCGATCACCGCGCCGGAGAGCAACGCCGTGCCCAGCCGACCGCGCTCACCGGTCAGCGCGCGGCCGAGCAGCACCCCGCCGCCCGCCAGTAGCAACTGCCAGCCGGCCGAGGCCAGGAAGGCGGCCGGCACGAAGAGCGGGCCCGCCTGCTGCCGGGCCCGCCCGCCGAGCACCAGGGCGAGGAAGTACAGCACCGTGGCCGGGTTGAGCAGGGTCAGCCCGAGCAGCCCCGCGTAGGCGCGGGCCGGCGAGGCGGGCAGCGCCGGGCCGGCCGCCCCGGTGCGGGGGCGCAGCGCGCCCAGCACCGTGCGGGCCGCGATCCCGAGCAGCACCGCGGCGGCCAGGATCCGCAGCGGGGTGGCCAGCGGTGCCAGCGCCCGGGCCGCCGGTTGGCCGCCGAGCACCGCGACCGCCGCGTACGCCCCGTCGGCCGTCGCCACCCCCAAGGCCGCCGCAGCGCCCAGCCGCCAGCCGCCGCG of Kitasatospora viridis contains these proteins:
- a CDS encoding LysE family transporter; protein product: MTAGLLAGLLAGFGIAVPVGPIGVLLAGLAARGGWRLGAAAALGVATADGAYAAVAVLGGQPAARALAPLATPLRILAAAVLLGIAARTVLGALRPRTGAAGPALPASPARAYAGLLGLTLLNPATVLYFLALVLGGRARQQAGPLFVPAAFLASAGWQLLLAGGGVLLGRALTGERGRLGTALLSGAVIGFLALRTLTGI
- a CDS encoding tetratricopeptide repeat protein; protein product: MTTRTPADRYDQAAEYARAQLHFDSKAYADAARILQPLVAAEPGQLAARLLLARSYYHSAQLERAAAELRQVLDQDPAESYAHLMLGRTLERQGRADEARPHLRLAAAMNDAFA
- a CDS encoding TetR/AcrR family transcriptional regulator, which translates into the protein MNASDRLIESTQELLWERGYVGTSPKAIQQRAGVGQGSMYHHFQGKPDLAAAALRRSAEEMRALNERTLGGPGSVYERIAACLGREREVLRGCRIGRMAQDPEVVAEPELRAPVEETFDWLVARLAGLIEEGRASGEFRPGAPAAELAQALVAVIQGGYVLARAADSAEPFHQAVRGALALLLGQLAEQPE